A segment of the Cellvibrio sp. KY-YJ-3 genome:
CGTAAAAATCGCAATTGAGTTTTTGTACATCCACCGCCCAGTGGCTCACCGCTTGCGCGCCATCAATCAACACCCGTGCGCCCACTGCATGAGCCAGGGTAATAATTTTTTCGATGGGATTAATGGTGCCCATCGCATTGGAGACATGACCTACGGCGACCATTTTTACATGGGCATCAAGCATGGCATCAAAGGCAAGCATGTTGATATTGCCATTGGCATCCACCGGAATAGGCTCCAGCGTTGCACCCGTGGCCAGAGCGATTAATTGCCAAGGCACTATATTGGCGTGATGCTCCATCGCCGAGACCAGAATGCGATCGCCCGGCTGCAAATTACTTTTGCCCCAGGAGGCGGCCACCAAATTAATACTCTCGGTGGTACCGCGCGTCCAGATAATTTGTTTGGCGGCAGGCGCGTTTAAAAACTGCGCGACTTTTTCTCGCGCTGCTTCAAATTTTACGGTGGCACGATCCGCCAGTGCATGAGCGCCGCGATGCACATTGCTATTATCAGTGCGATAGTAATAGCTGATGGCATCAATCACCGCGTTGGGTTTTTGGGTGGTCGCAGCATTATCCAAATACACCAGCGGCTGACCATTCACCTGTTGATGCAGAATGGGGAAATCAGCGCGAATTTTTTCCACATCAAACGGGGCATTAGTCATCAGACAACTCCGCCAAATCAGCTACCTCTGCCGTTAGATTCAAATCCCGCCCAAACAAATGCGCGAGACGCGGCTGCAAATAGTCGTGCACTACCGGCTGGGCAATTTGCTCCAGCAATTCATTGATAAAACCGAAGCTCAACATCACATCCGCTTCTGCGCGCGACAGACCGCGACTGCGCAAATAATAGCGGGCATTTTCGTTCAGCTGACTGATGGTGGCGCCGTGTGCACACTTCACATCATCGGCATAAATTTCCAATTCAGGTTTGGTATTAACCTCCGCCTTATTGGAGGTGAGCAAATTTTTGTTGCTCAATTCCGCCAGGGTTTTTTGTGCATCTTGATGAATATAAATACGGCCATTAAAAATCGCCTGCGCCGAATCGCTGATAATGCCGCGAAACACTTCATTAGAAGTGCAGTGCGGAACCCAGTGACAAATATTGGTGTGATAGTCCACCACCTGCTGATTGCGCGGCAGGTAAACGCCCTGCAAATCCAGTTCGGCACCGGGGCCGCGATGGTTTAACTGGTAGTCG
Coding sequences within it:
- a CDS encoding cysteine desulfurase produces the protein MTNAPFDVEKIRADFPILHQQVNGQPLVYLDNAATTQKPNAVIDAISYYYRTDNSNVHRGAHALADRATVKFEAAREKVAQFLNAPAAKQIIWTRGTTESINLVAASWGKSNLQPGDRILVSAMEHHANIVPWQLIALATGATLEPIPVDANGNINMLAFDAMLDAHVKMVAVGHVSNAMGTINPIEKIITLAHAVGARVLIDGAQAVSHWAVDVQKLNCDFYVFSAHKLFGPTGLGVLYGKEDLLNSMPPYQGGGEMIETVSFAGTTFNQLPYKFEAGTPDIAGAIGLGAAIDYLQSLDRIAAAEHEQALLAYAEQKARATEGLTLVGTAHHKTSVMSFLIDGAHPADVGVLLDKQGIAVRTGNHCAQPIMDQFGIPGTVRASFSFYNTFAEVDRLFVAIEKAKTFLI